The Celeribacter baekdonensis genomic interval CTGTCCCACTCCATCAAGGCCCGTGCGAGCGTGGATTTTCCCGCCCCAGAGGGAGAGGATAAAATGATGAGAAGACCGCGCCGCTCCGCTTGCATGAAATGCTCCTTTTGTCGTCGCTCTTCCTATATCGGGCGAAGGACGGCTTGGCTACTGCTTGGCGATTGTGACGCAATCTTGTCGGATCACACCAAACTGAGTCTCAAATGCTGCACCTGCACGTCATAATCCTGCCCAAATTCCCGATCTTGCACGCCGTGATTTGTCCCTTTCGGCGCTGAACTATGACAGGGGTGCTGTTCTAAATCGTTGATATATACAATTTTACAGAAGTGACCGGCGCAGCGGGCGGCTTTGAGATATAGTTGAGGTGAGTATTGCAATTGTTTGTTTTTTATTGGTTTTTTATGGTTTGATCGAAGTGTGACTTAGGCTGCCGTTAAAGTTTTGGTCACCATCGCGCCAGGCAGTTCCGTGGATGTTAACCATTGGTTAGCTTTTTACACCAAATCGGGCAAAGTCGTGGCATATTCAGGTCAAGCCAGCGGTGAGACACGGCAGGCAATCAAATCAGGCGGGACGGTGCCAGCAGAGGTCAAACGGGACAGAGTCAAATCTGACCCAAACATGACCCACTCCGCAAGGCACCGCCCGCAGTTGAACGTACAATCGTGGCGCGATCTGAGCGCTCCTGAGAATAGGTGATGAGATGAAAATCGAATATGTCAGTGGCTCCAATATCGTGTCCCTCATGCCGCGCCGGAACGACATGCATTTCCCGGCCCTCAAAACGGTCGAAGCCTATTGGGAAGGTCTGCGCAATGGCCGCCCCGTCCCCGCCCGCTCAGAAATTGATCCGCGCGGCATGCAATCGGCGCTCGAATATGCCTTTATCCTAGAACGAATTGCTCTGGGCGTGGCGCGGTTTCGTTTGGCCGGGATGCATCTGACCGACTTGATGGGCATGGAAGTGCGCGGGATGCCGTTGACGGCAATGTTTGTGCCCGAAAGCCGCGCCAAGATTTCCGAGGCTTTGGAAGCCGTGTTTGAAACGCCGCAAATCACCGTCATCACGCTCAAAGCCGAACGTGGCATTGGCCGTGGCGCGATGGATGCCCAGCTTTTGCTCTGCCCGCTCAAATCCGATCTGGGTGATGTGAACCGCGTTTTGGGCTGTATCCAGTCCAAAGGCGAGATTGGCCGTCAACCGCGCCGTTTTGAAGTGGTCGATGTGCAAAGCCGCCCGTTGCTCTCGGACAACCCGACCGAGCAAAGCTTTGCCACCACCCCGGCAGGCACCCCCGTGCCCGCGGGGTTTGCAGAGGCGAAAAAGGCCTATGAGGATCATACCGCGAAAGGCGCAGACAAAGCCGAGGCCGCACCTCACGCCGCCGCCCCGCAGCGCCCGAAAGGCAAACCGGTTTTGCGCCTGATCAAGGCCGAAGAGTAAAGCGATCCAAGCATTTTGGGGACGTGGCGCGGCACATCGGTGTCGCGCCTTTTTATTTGCGTGGCGCTGTGATTGGGTGAGGCATCTGTTTTGGAGTGTCCTATGACCAAAATCACCTATGCCATTGAACCCGACCTGTCCTCAAAGGAATTTCTTGCCGTGTTGCACGGCTCGACTTTGGCCGAGCGGCGTCCGGTCGATGATCCAGCGCGGATTGCCGGGATGTTGGCCGGGGCGGATTTGATCGTCACCGCGCGTGATGAGGCCGGGCGTTTGGTCGGTGTGGCGCGTTCGGTCACCGATTGGCACTATTGCCTCTATTGTTCCGATCTGGCCGTGCTCATTGACATGCAGGGCCATGGCATCGGCAAGGCGCTTTTGGCGGAAACGGTGAACGCCGCGCCAAAGGTCAAAACCCACCTGTTGCTCTCGGCACCGAAAGCGATGAGCTTTTATCAGGCGGCAGGCTATGAGGCGATTGAAAACGGCTTTGTGTTTCATCGCGGCTGAGGCATTTCAGGTCGTTCAAAAGCAAAAAGCCGGACATGAAGCCCGGCTTTTAAAGTGTTGATCTCAAAAGAGTTACGCAGAAACAGCGATCTCTTCTGGCGCTTGGCCTTTTTGCAGCTCTTCGGCCACAAGGAACGCCAATTCCAGTGCTTGCGAGGCGTTCAGACGCGGATCACAGGCGGTATGATAGCGGTCCGCGAGGTTCTCGTCTGTCACAGCGCGCAGGCCGCCGGTGCATTCGGTCACGTCCTTGCCGGTCATCTCGAAATGCACGCCACCCGGGATGGTGCCATGGTCACGGTGCGTGGCAAAGAACTCCTGCACTTCGGCCAGAACCATTTCAAACGGGCGGGTTTTATAGCCGCTGTCCGATTTGATCGTGTTGCCATGCATCGGGTCACAGGACCAAACGACCTTGGCACCTTCGGCTTTGACCGTCTCAATCAGACGTGGCAAATGATCGGCGACTTTGCCCGCCCCGAACCGCGCGATCAGGGTCAAACGGCCCGCCTCGTTTTCCGGGTTCAGTTTAGACATCAAGACCTTAAGGTCTTCGGCGGTGGTCGTGGGGCCGCATTTCAACCCGATCGGGTTTTGCACGCCACGACAGAATTCCACATGCGCACCGTCCGGCTGACGGGTTCGGTCACCGATCCAGATCATGTGACCTGAGCCCGCGATCGTCGCGCCCGTGGTGCTGTCCACACGGGTCAACGCCTCTTCATATTCCAACAAAAGCGCCTCATGCGAGGTGTAGAAATCCACCGTATGCAGGTCGTGATTGTTCTCGGATGTGATCCCCGCCGCTTTCATGAAATCCAGGGAATCTTGGATGCGATTGGCCATATCGCGGTATTTCTCGGCTTCGTCGGCCTCGGTGAAGCCCAGAGTCCAAGCATGCACCCGGTGAATATCTGCGAAACCACCTTTGGAAAAGGCGCGCAGCAGGTTCAGCGAGGCGGCGGCTTGGGTGTAGGCCTGAAGCATCCGGTTTGGATCCGGGATGCGCGCTTCGGGCGTAAAGTCAAAGCCGTTGATGATGTCGCCGCGGTAGCTCGGCAATTCGACGCCATTGGACGTTTCGGTTGCCGTCGAGCGCGGTTTGGCAAATTGCCCGGCCATGCGACCAACCTTAATCACCGGCACTTTCGCGCCAAAGGTCAGCACCATCGCCATTTGCAGCATCACTTTGAACGTGTCGCGGATCTGATCGCCGCCGAACTCGGAAAAGCTTTCGGCGCAATCGCCGCCCTGCAACAAAAACGCCTCGCCGCGCGACGCTTTCGCCAGATCGCGTTTGAGTGTGCGCGCTTCCCCCGCAAAAACGAGCGGCGGATATTTGGCAAGCTGAGCCTCAACAGCGTTCAGCGCAGCCTCGTCCGTATAGTCGGGCATTTGCACACGCGGTTTGTTGCGCCATGCGGTTTTCACCCAATCCGTCATCGTTTTTACTCCAGTGTGCCTGCGCAAAGGGCGCAGGGGTCATTTCATCCTCCAACGCCTGCGAGCCCTGTTAGCGCCCACAGCGTTTGAGCTTTATAAACTTTCTGGCCTGTGGATGGAAACCAAAAACGACAGGATTTTATGCGTCATTCTGCGGCTGTTGGTCAAAAAACAGTCATCACCATGCCCTTGGGAGATGGCATTTGGGATGAAAACAGGCCGATGAGTCGTATGAGTTCGCGCTTATTGCGGTAAATTTCCATAAATCCCTGTCAAAAGCGGGTGATTTCTTCGCGACACCGCGTGTTTTTGGGCATTTGCGTGATTTCTGATCCTCAAACCCAACGGCATATCTTTCCAATTGGTAAAAGCCGTTCTAGGCTCCGCCCCAGACTACGAAAAAACAGGGAGTATTCCATATGAAGAAGCTGCTTTTGGCATCCACCGCCGCAACCCTTTTCTCCGGCCTTTTGTCCGGCGCGGCTTTTGCCGAAGACGTCAAAGTCGGTGTGATCCTTGGTTACACAGGCCCAATTGAATCGCTGACCCCGGACATGGCCGCAAGCGCGGAATTGGCGTTTAAAGAAATCAGCGACAGCGGGATGTTTCTGGACGGTTCGACCATCACCCCCGTGCGTGCCGACAGCACCTGTGTCGATGCCGCCGCCGCGTCTGCGGCCGCCGAGCGCTTGATCACCTCTGACGGCATTGTTGCCATCATGGGGGCGGATTGTTCTGGCGTCACCGGTGCGATCCTGTCCAACGTGGCCGTGCCCAATGGTGTGGTGATGATCTCTCCGTCTGCCACCTCGCCGGGGCTGAGCACCGTCGAAGACAATGACCTGTTCTTCCGCACCTCCCCGTCTGACGCGCGTCAAGGCGCTGTTTTGGCTGATGTTTTGAAAGAAAACGGCATTACATCGGTGGCTGTGACCTATACCAACTCCGATTACGGCAAAGGCCTGTCGGATGCTTTCGCCGCGTCTTATGACGGCGAAATCACCATCAACACCTCGCATGAAGACGGCAAAGCCGATTATTCTGCCGAAATCGCCGCGCTGGCCTCCGCTGGTGGCGACATGCTCGTGGTGTTGGGCTACGTCGACCAAGGCGGCAAAGGCATCATCCAAGCCGCAGCCGACACCGGCGCATTTGACAGCTTCCTCTTGGGCGACGGCATGTATGGCGACAGCTTGATCGCGGATCTGGGGGATGTGGTCGAAGGCTCCATCGGGATCGTGCCATGGGCCGAAGGTGCGGGCACCGACGCGTTCAACGCTTTGGGTGAAGCAGCTGGCATCAACGTGTCCTCCGCTTATACCCGCGAATCCTATGATGCGGGCGCTTTGATCGCTTTGGCCATGGCCAAGGGCGGTGCGGCAACCAAAGACGCCGTGGCGGCCAACGTCTTGGATGTGGCCAACGCACCGGGCGAGCCGATCTTGCCGGGCGAATTGGACAAGGCGCTCAAAATCCTCTCCGAAGGTGGCGACATCAACTATGTCGGCGCAACCAATGTGGAATTGATCGGACCGGGTGAGGCCGCTGGCTCCTACCGCTACTACACGATCAAAGACGGCGCGTTTGAAACCGTTTCGATCCGCTAAACGCAACATTTGATATGGCCCGGACAGTCGTCACTTGACGCTCCGGGCCATATTTCTTATCCGGTCCCATTCGCAAAAGAGCCGGATCAAAAACGGGGATACACCATATGATCGAAGTGCGTGATCTGCACATGCATTTCGGCGGTTTTCGGGCCGTGGACGGGGCTTCGCTCACGCTTGAGCAAGGCACGATCACTGGGCTCATCGGGCCCAATGGCGCGGGAAAAACGTCGCTTTTCAACTGCATCGCCGGGGTTTTGACCCCGACCTCAGGGCAGGTTTTGTTTGACGGTGAGGACATCACCGGCCTCAAACCGCACCAACTCTTTGCCAAGGGCATTTTACGCACGTTCCAAATCGCGCATGAGTTCTCAAGCATGACGGTGCGTGAAAATTTGATGATGGTGCCTGCGGGGCAAACAGGAGAGACGCTGGTCAATGCCTGGTTCAAACGCAAACAGATCGCTGCCGAGGAACGCGCCCTGCGTGAAAAGGCCGACGAGGTCCTTGAGTTTCTGACCATTTCTCATATCGCGGATTTGAAAGCGGGCGAGATTTCCGGCGGTCAGAAAAAGCTTTTAGAACTGGGCCGCACGATGATGGTCGATGCAAAAATGGTGTTTCTTGATGAGGTTGGCGCAGGCGTGAACCGCACGCTGCTGTACACGATTGGCGATGCGATCAAGCGCCTGAACACTGAGCGCGGCTATACGTTTTGCATGATCGAACATGACATGGAGTTCATCAAACAGCTGTGCGATCCGGTCATTGTGATGGCCGAGGGCAAAGTGATGGCGACGGGCACGGCCAGCGAGATCATGAGGAATGAGGCGGTGATCGAGGCCTATTTGGGCACAGGCGTGAAAAACAAAACCGCCGCAACTGTGACGGAGGGGACCGAATGATCCGCCTGTCGCCTGTCTTTTCCGCTGCCCTCTGCGGGGGCTGATGATGTTTGCCGCCCCTGCTCTCGCTCAATCCATCGTCGGTACCGCTTTTGTGGATGGCAAACGGGTGGATCTTTTTAACAATGGCACTTGGGATTTTTCCGATACCGGAGATGTCAGCTGCCAAAAAATCGCGACCACTTTGTCCTTTTGTGGCAACCCGTTTAAATGGAAGCCCACAAGTGCGTCCAACGACGACATCACCGCGATGTTTCGCGCCGATGATCTGAATTATGGCATGGTGATTTACGAGGGCCTCGGATTGAACGCTGGGATGAGTCGCACCCAAGTGCAAAGCATCGCACTGGAATACGCGGCGGCGGCCTCTCAGATGAGCGTGTCTCAGGTGCCTGTTTTTGGCATCGTCCCGGTGACTGTGGCCGACCATGACACCGAAACCCTCTATTACGCCGCGAGTATTGACGGTTTGCATATTGTCTACGCGAACACGGTTTTGGTCGGCGCATCCGATACGGCGCAGATCGTCACCTATGAGATTGCGGATGACATCAACGACGCGTTCAAAATACGGCACAAAGACTTTCTCGACTCCTTCAAGATCGAGTTTTGGGAGGACGCAGAATGAATTTCCTCCACGCAAGTGAGATGCGCGGCGGCTATGGCTCTGGTGCGGATATTCTGCATGGCTGTACCCTGACCGTGCAAAAAGGTGAGATCGCCGTCATCGTTGGTCCCAATGGCGCCGGCAAATCCACCGCGATGAAGGCGGTGTTTGGCATGTTGAACCTACGCGAGGGCCATGTGCATCTCGATGGGCAAGACATCACCAAATTGTCGCCGCAAGAACGCGTCTATAAAGGCATGGGCTTTGTGCCGCAGACCCACAATATTTTCCCGACTATGACGGTGCGCGAGAATTTGGAGATGGGCGCGTTCATTCGCAATGACGACATCGAAGAGACGATCGAACAGGTCTATGAGCTGTTTCCGGCGGTGAAAGACAAGCGCAACCAAAACGCGGGCGAGCTCTCTGGGGGGCAACGCCAACAGGTCGCTGTCGGTCGCGCGTTGATGACCCAACCGAAATTGCTGATGCTCGATGAACCGACGGCAGGCGTCTCACCCATCGTGATGGACGAGCTGTTTGACCGGATCATCGAGGTCGCCCGCACTGGAATTTCCATCCTCATGGTCGAACAAAATGCCCGACAAGCGCTTGAAATCGCGGACAAAGGCTATGTCCTTGTCCAAGGCGCCAATGCTTACACCGACACGGGGGCAGCCCTTTTGGCCAACCCCGAAGTCCGTCGTACATTCTTGGGGGCTAACAGATGGATATCCTCAACGCCCTCGTGGCCTTCGCCAATTTCGTTCTGATCCCCGCCACGGCCTACGGCGCACAGCTTGCGCTTGGGGCTTTGGGCGTGACGCTGATTTACGGCGTGCTTAGGTTTTCAAACTTTGCCCATGGTGAAACCATGTCCTTTGGCGCGATGATCGTTGTCTTGGTCACGGCGCTGTTCCAAAGCTGGGGCATCTCGCTTGGGCCGCTGCCAACCGCCCTTCTCGCCCTGCCCTTTGGCATCTTGGTCACGGCGCTGTTGTTGCTGACCACCGACCGCGTGGTTTACAAATTCTACCGCAAAGTCAAAGCCGCCCCCGTCATGTTGGTCATCGTCTCCACCGGGGTGATGTTCGTCATGAACGGCCTCGTGCGCATGGTCGTGGGCACAGAAGACCGCCGCTTCGCCGATGGGGCACGCTTCCTCGTCAATGCCCGCGATTTCAAGGCCTGGTCGGGCTTGGATGAGGGGCTTGCGATCAAAACCACCCAAGTCATCACCGTCGTTGTCGCCTTGATCACCGTGGCTGCGCTGTTTTGGTTTTTGAACAAAACCCGCACCGGGAAATCCATGCGCGCCTTCTCGGATAACGAAGATTTGGCGCTCTTGTCCGGTATCAACCCGGAGCGTGTGGTCACGATCACATGGCTTTTGGTTGCCGCTTTGGCCACCATCGCGGGCGCGCTTTACGGTTTGGACAAATCGTTCAAACCCTTTATTTATCAACAGCTTCTCTTGCCGGTCTTTGCCGCCGCCATCGTCGGGGGCATCGGCAATCCGCTGGGCGCGATTGCCGGCGGGTTTGTCATTGCCTTTTCCGAGGTGACGCTGACCTACGCGTTCAAAAAGGTGCTCACCTATCTCAGCCCAGACAGTTGGAGCCCGGACGGTTTGGTGCAGCTTTTGTCGACGGATTACAAATTCGCCGTCTCTTTCGCCATCCTGATCATCGTGTTGTTGTTCAAACCCACGGGTCTCTTTAAGGGGCAATCGATATGACAAAATCGAATGGAACAAAATCTCGCGCGCCTCTGTACTTTCTCGTGATGGCCCTGCTGATCGCGGCGGTTGGCCTGTTACAATCATGGAACTCCGCCCTGTCCATCCTCAACATGGGGCTGATCTCTGCGATCATGGCCTTGGGGGTGAACCTGCAATGGGGCTATGCGGGGCTGTTTAACGTCGGCGTCATGGGCTTTGTCGCCTTGGGCGGCTTGGCCGTTGTGCTGACCTCGATGCCACCCGTCCCCGCCGCATGGTCTGCGGGCGGTGGGCGCATCATCGCCGCGCTTGTGGTCGGTGTCGCGATCATCGCTGGTGCTGCCATGCTGTGGAAAAAGATGCCAAAGGGCCGGGCGCGCGGTTTGGTTTTGACCGCGATTTTGATCCTTGGGTTCTTCCTGTTCCGCTTCCTTTTGGACCCGGCGGTTGCGGCGATTGAAGCCGTCGATCCGGCGGTTTCTGGCTATCTCGGCGGGCTTGGTTTGCCGGTGATTTTGGCATGGCCCGTCGGCGGGATTTTGGCGGCGGGCGCAGCTTGGCTTGTGGCCAAAACCGCGCTGGGGCTGCGCTCCGATTATCTGGCCATCGCCACGCTGGGCATCGCCGAGATCATCCTTGCGGTGATGAAAAACGAAGACTGGCTGTCGCGCGGCGTCAAAAACGTCAACGGGTTGCCGCGTCCCGTCCCGAATGAAATCGACCTGCAAACCGCGCAATGGTTTTTGGACATGATGACCCGGTTTGGCATGGACCCAACCACAGGGTCGTCGATTTTTGTCAAACTTCTCTACGCCTTGCTGTTTCTGGCGGTGATTATTCTCATCGTCACTGCAATGGAATTGGCGCTCAAAAGCCCGTGGGGACGGATGATGCGCGCGATCCGTGACAACGAGACGGCCGCCGAAGCCATGGGCAAAAACGTCACCGGGCGACACTTGCAAATCTTCGTGTTGGGGGCGGCGATCATCGGCGTTGCGGGCGCGATGATGACCACGCTTGACGGCCAGCTCACCCCCACCACCTACCAACCGCTGCGCTACACTTTCCTTGTTTGGGTCATGGTGATTGTCGGCGGATCGGGCAACAACTGGGGCGCGGTGTTGGGCGGCATGTTGATTTGGTTCCTGTGGATCGAGGTCGAACCGATTGGCGCGTGGGTCGTCAATGTGATCACCTCGGGTATGGACGACGGCTCGACGTTTAAGGCCGGATTGATCGAACGCGTGGCCTATATGCGCTATCTGACCATGGGTGTGATCCTTTTGGTCGTGTTGCGGTTTTCACCGCGCGGGCTGTTGCCAGAAAAATAGGTCGGCCAAAATAAGGGCTCAAAATGCGGTTGCTTGCGGGAATTTGTGCGGCTGGGAATTCCTCTCGGATGGGGTTTGACAAACTGTCGACCCCGCCGTCCCTGCATGCGCCCGACACGCTGTTGCGCCGGGCCATTACGGCGGCAAAGGGCCATGATATTTTGGTCGCTTTGCCGCCGGATACCCATCCGTATTTCGCCAGCCGTCGGGCGATCTTGCGTCCGAGCGATGCCTTTATCTGTGTAGAACAGGCCGATGAGGGCCTGTCTGCCACGCTCAAATCCCTCGCCCAAGCGGCGATTTCAGGCGGCTATGACGGGTTCATCACGATGCTCGCCGACTTGCCTTTTGTCACAGCCGCACATCTGGAAACCTTGGTTGTGCTGTTTGAAACCTTTGAGGGGACGCAGATTGTGCGGGCAATGAGTCAAAGCGGGCGCGATGGTCACCCGGTGATCTTTCCCGCATCCGTCCTGCCCGAATTTGAGACCCTGACAGGCGATCACGGCGCACAGGACTTGATTGCCAAATACGGTGCCAAACGGGTGGAGATGCCCTCCGAGGCGGCGACTTGGGACATGGATACAGTGGAAGATTGGCGTCAAATGTGACGTTTGGCGAAGTTTTTTCAATCACTTTGGAGCCCAATGACCTTTCGCCCGCTTCATCGCGTTATCCTCGCCAGTGGCCTGACCAATTTGGCCGATGGCATTGCGACCGTGGCATGGGCATGGCTCGCGTCACTGTTGACCCGCGACCCGGTGTGGATCGCTTTGGTGCCCGTGGCCTTGCGGTTGCCTTGGGCGCTCTGTGCCATTCCGGCGGGGATCATCACTGATCGCGCTGATCGGCGCGTGTTGATTTTGCAGATGGATGCCCTGCGCGCGCTGGCGTTTTTAGCGGTGGGCGTGGCGATCATCTCCGCCCTACCCCTTGCGCCCGCGCCCGCCAGAGGCATCTCCAACATGGGCCTGTTTTGGGCGATCCTCTGTGGGGCCAGCGTGGTCGGCGTCGCCGAAGTGTTTCGCGACAATGCGGCCCAAACCATGTTGCCGACGCTCGTCCCACATGCCGAACTTGAAACGGCAAATGGGCGACTTTGGAGTGTTGAACTGATTGGCAATGCGTTGATTGGACCCGCTTTCGGCGCGATGTTGATCGGCTTTGCCCTGCCCGCACCATTTCTTTTCAATGCGCTGAGCTATTTTGCGGCGATCTTTCTTGTGCTGCGGATCAAAGGCGTGTTTCGCGCGGCGGGACCGCGCGTCCGAGATTGGCGTGCGGAACTGAAAGAAGGCGTGGCCTTTTTACGCGCCGCGCCCTTGCTGCGCAGCCTCGCGTGGATCACCGGGGTTTGGAATCTGTTGTTCCATATGATGATGATCGCACTTGTTTTGCATGTTCAGGAAAACTTGGGCTTAAATGCACAGATTTACGGGCTGATTTTGGCCTCTGGGGCCGTGGGTGGTATTTTGGGCGGATGGCTTGCAGGTCCGATCATTCGCCTGTTTGGGCCAACCCGGTCGGCGCAATTGGCGTTGTTGGCCTCTGCGCCGATCTTTCTTGTCATCGCCATTGCCCCCGGCCCGGTCAGTTTGGGTCTGACACTGGCCGTGTTTGAATTTTTCGGGCTGATTTGGAACACTGTCTCCGTGTCCTATCGACAGCGCGCGATCCCAGATGTGCTTTTGGGACGGGTCAACAGCCTCTATCGGTTGTTCGCATGGGGCATGATGCCGATTGGGCTTGTGTTGTCGGGGTTGATTGCACGCGGTGCGCAGAGCGTTGTCGATCGTGAAACGGCGGTGCTGATGCCAATGTTGGTTGCGGCTCTGGGCGCGTTCAGCCTTGCTTTTGTTGGATGGAAAGCACTGGGGCGCGGTTTTGGCGCGACGTAACATCGCGGCACTGGCTAAGATGTGATGGCCCTCACAAAGCCATCGGCCAAGGCCGGTACGCGCTTTGGAGAATGTCACATGACAGATCAACAGATTGGCCTCTGGTGGCCCAGCCCCCTGTGGCCACCGAGGTTACCCGGCGCAGGTGAACGTGTCACCAACGCCGGGAGAGCGTTCTTAAATTTGGATCAGGAGACCAAAAGTTCGGCTTCGTGTTTGCGAAGGATGCGACGGGCGGCGGTGAAACCACCGCGGGCCGACACGTCTTGCAATTCCGGGAACAGTGC includes:
- a CDS encoding branched-chain amino acid ABC transporter permease, translated to MTKSNGTKSRAPLYFLVMALLIAAVGLLQSWNSALSILNMGLISAIMALGVNLQWGYAGLFNVGVMGFVALGGLAVVLTSMPPVPAAWSAGGGRIIAALVVGVAIIAGAAMLWKKMPKGRARGLVLTAILILGFFLFRFLLDPAVAAIEAVDPAVSGYLGGLGLPVILAWPVGGILAAGAAWLVAKTALGLRSDYLAIATLGIAEIILAVMKNEDWLSRGVKNVNGLPRPVPNEIDLQTAQWFLDMMTRFGMDPTTGSSIFVKLLYALLFLAVIILIVTAMELALKSPWGRMMRAIRDNETAAEAMGKNVTGRHLQIFVLGAAIIGVAGAMMTTLDGQLTPTTYQPLRYTFLVWVMVIVGGSGNNWGAVLGGMLIWFLWIEVEPIGAWVVNVITSGMDDGSTFKAGLIERVAYMRYLTMGVILLVVLRFSPRGLLPEK
- a CDS encoding nucleotidyltransferase family protein, coding for MRLLAGICAAGNSSRMGFDKLSTPPSLHAPDTLLRRAITAAKGHDILVALPPDTHPYFASRRAILRPSDAFICVEQADEGLSATLKSLAQAAISGGYDGFITMLADLPFVTAAHLETLVVLFETFEGTQIVRAMSQSGRDGHPVIFPASVLPEFETLTGDHGAQDLIAKYGAKRVEMPSEAATWDMDTVEDWRQM
- a CDS encoding branched-chain amino acid ABC transporter permease; translated protein: MDILNALVAFANFVLIPATAYGAQLALGALGVTLIYGVLRFSNFAHGETMSFGAMIVVLVTALFQSWGISLGPLPTALLALPFGILVTALLLLTTDRVVYKFYRKVKAAPVMLVIVSTGVMFVMNGLVRMVVGTEDRRFADGARFLVNARDFKAWSGLDEGLAIKTTQVITVVVALITVAALFWFLNKTRTGKSMRAFSDNEDLALLSGINPERVVTITWLLVAALATIAGALYGLDKSFKPFIYQQLLLPVFAAAIVGGIGNPLGAIAGGFVIAFSEVTLTYAFKKVLTYLSPDSWSPDGLVQLLSTDYKFAVSFAILIIVLLFKPTGLFKGQSI
- a CDS encoding ABC transporter substrate-binding protein yields the protein MKKLLLASTAATLFSGLLSGAAFAEDVKVGVILGYTGPIESLTPDMAASAELAFKEISDSGMFLDGSTITPVRADSTCVDAAAASAAAERLITSDGIVAIMGADCSGVTGAILSNVAVPNGVVMISPSATSPGLSTVEDNDLFFRTSPSDARQGAVLADVLKENGITSVAVTYTNSDYGKGLSDAFAASYDGEITINTSHEDGKADYSAEIAALASAGGDMLVVLGYVDQGGKGIIQAAADTGAFDSFLLGDGMYGDSLIADLGDVVEGSIGIVPWAEGAGTDAFNALGEAAGINVSSAYTRESYDAGALIALAMAKGGAATKDAVAANVLDVANAPGEPILPGELDKALKILSEGGDINYVGATNVELIGPGEAAGSYRYYTIKDGAFETVSIR
- a CDS encoding PAS domain-containing protein encodes the protein MKIEYVSGSNIVSLMPRRNDMHFPALKTVEAYWEGLRNGRPVPARSEIDPRGMQSALEYAFILERIALGVARFRLAGMHLTDLMGMEVRGMPLTAMFVPESRAKISEALEAVFETPQITVITLKAERGIGRGAMDAQLLLCPLKSDLGDVNRVLGCIQSKGEIGRQPRRFEVVDVQSRPLLSDNPTEQSFATTPAGTPVPAGFAEAKKAYEDHTAKGADKAEAAPHAAAPQRPKGKPVLRLIKAEE
- a CDS encoding class II 3-deoxy-7-phosphoheptulonate synthase, encoding MTDWVKTAWRNKPRVQMPDYTDEAALNAVEAQLAKYPPLVFAGEARTLKRDLAKASRGEAFLLQGGDCAESFSEFGGDQIRDTFKVMLQMAMVLTFGAKVPVIKVGRMAGQFAKPRSTATETSNGVELPSYRGDIINGFDFTPEARIPDPNRMLQAYTQAAASLNLLRAFSKGGFADIHRVHAWTLGFTEADEAEKYRDMANRIQDSLDFMKAAGITSENNHDLHTVDFYTSHEALLLEYEEALTRVDSTTGATIAGSGHMIWIGDRTRQPDGAHVEFCRGVQNPIGLKCGPTTTAEDLKVLMSKLNPENEAGRLTLIARFGAGKVADHLPRLIETVKAEGAKVVWSCDPMHGNTIKSDSGYKTRPFEMVLAEVQEFFATHRDHGTIPGGVHFEMTGKDVTECTGGLRAVTDENLADRYHTACDPRLNASQALELAFLVAEELQKGQAPEEIAVSA
- a CDS encoding ABC transporter ATP-binding protein — its product is MNFLHASEMRGGYGSGADILHGCTLTVQKGEIAVIVGPNGAGKSTAMKAVFGMLNLREGHVHLDGQDITKLSPQERVYKGMGFVPQTHNIFPTMTVRENLEMGAFIRNDDIEETIEQVYELFPAVKDKRNQNAGELSGGQRQQVAVGRALMTQPKLLMLDEPTAGVSPIVMDELFDRIIEVARTGISILMVEQNARQALEIADKGYVLVQGANAYTDTGAALLANPEVRRTFLGANRWISSTPSWPSPISF
- a CDS encoding ABC transporter ATP-binding protein, which produces MIEVRDLHMHFGGFRAVDGASLTLEQGTITGLIGPNGAGKTSLFNCIAGVLTPTSGQVLFDGEDITGLKPHQLFAKGILRTFQIAHEFSSMTVRENLMMVPAGQTGETLVNAWFKRKQIAAEERALREKADEVLEFLTISHIADLKAGEISGGQKKLLELGRTMMVDAKMVFLDEVGAGVNRTLLYTIGDAIKRLNTERGYTFCMIEHDMEFIKQLCDPVIVMAEGKVMATGTASEIMRNEAVIEAYLGTGVKNKTAATVTEGTE
- a CDS encoding MFS transporter — encoded protein: MAKFFQSLWSPMTFRPLHRVILASGLTNLADGIATVAWAWLASLLTRDPVWIALVPVALRLPWALCAIPAGIITDRADRRVLILQMDALRALAFLAVGVAIISALPLAPAPARGISNMGLFWAILCGASVVGVAEVFRDNAAQTMLPTLVPHAELETANGRLWSVELIGNALIGPAFGAMLIGFALPAPFLFNALSYFAAIFLVLRIKGVFRAAGPRVRDWRAELKEGVAFLRAAPLLRSLAWITGVWNLLFHMMMIALVLHVQENLGLNAQIYGLILASGAVGGILGGWLAGPIIRLFGPTRSAQLALLASAPIFLVIAIAPGPVSLGLTLAVFEFFGLIWNTVSVSYRQRAIPDVLLGRVNSLYRLFAWGMMPIGLVLSGLIARGAQSVVDRETAVLMPMLVAALGAFSLAFVGWKALGRGFGAT
- a CDS encoding GNAT family N-acetyltransferase; amino-acid sequence: MTKITYAIEPDLSSKEFLAVLHGSTLAERRPVDDPARIAGMLAGADLIVTARDEAGRLVGVARSVTDWHYCLYCSDLAVLIDMQGHGIGKALLAETVNAAPKVKTHLLLSAPKAMSFYQAAGYEAIENGFVFHRG